The Candidatus Methylacidiphilales bacterium region GCGCCAGGCCAATATCAATTCCTTTGTTCACGACCTCTATTCTTCAATTAAAACAGCCAAGCCGTGGGTCAAATTCGGCATCAGTCCTTTCGGCATTTGGAAATCTGGAATGCCCGAGCACACCATGGCTTATATCGATTCCCGTGATGATATTCATGCGGATTCGCGGCTTTGGCTGCAAAAAGGCTGGGTGGATTATTTTTCGCCCCAGCTCTATTGGGAGATTGAATCCCCGAAACAATCCTTCACCCGTCTTCTGGGTTGGTGGAGGCAGCAAAATGTGTTGGGCCGCAATCTTTGGCCCGGCCTGGCCATCGACCGGGTTGGCCCGGATCGCAAGCCACAGGAAATTATCAATGAAATCCGCCTGACCCGCAACAACTCGGAAAGTTCCGGGCACATTCATTGGAGCATGAAGGAACTCATGCGGAATCGGCGCACGGTTTCCGACATGCTGAAAGACCAGCTTTTTACATCGGAAGTTTTGATCCCGGCCTATCCCTGGCTGGGGAAAGAACCGATGGCAACCCCGGCGCTGGATGTCCACGAGCGGGAAGGTTCGTTGAAGCTGGCTTGGGCCCTGCCCAAGGGCGGAAGGCAGCCTGCGCACTGGGTCTTGCAGGATTATACCAGGCAAGCATGGAGAACGGAGATCCTGGCGGGAAGCAAGCGGGGCGCGGAATTGGTTCTATCGAATGGATATCCAGACGCCATTTACATCCGCCCGGCGGACCGCAATGGGAACCTCGGGCCCGTTGTGGGGTTGAAGGCCGTGAAGCAAGTCGCGGAACGCTGACCTGCTTCTCGTCCGCGTCGCGGACCTTGGAGTGCGTCCGCCACGGCGGACGCTTTGCATCAAAAACATGTCGCCCGCAGTATAAAAGCGGCGTCGTGCCGCCGCAGTCCAAA contains the following coding sequences:
- a CDS encoding family 10 glycosylhydrolase is translated as MIGMLVIASPRAFAVAYIPATGQPPNPPREFRGVWVASVYNIDWPSSPGLSVSEQKRELLKLLDRAADLRLNAVLLQVRPACDALYASPYEPWSYYLTGTMGRSPDPFYDPLKFAVEEAHKRGLELHAWFNPFRAKAGDDYSACPRHITRERPDLVVSYGTVKWLDPGEPEARALARKVILDVVRRYDVDGVHLDDYFYPYPILTRSGRKVDFPDDKSWWKYGSASGMSRSAWRQANINSFVHDLYSSIKTAKPWVKFGISPFGIWKSGMPEHTMAYIDSRDDIHADSRLWLQKGWVDYFSPQLYWEIESPKQSFTRLLGWWRQQNVLGRNLWPGLAIDRVGPDRKPQEIINEIRLTRNNSESSGHIHWSMKELMRNRRTVSDMLKDQLFTSEVLIPAYPWLGKEPMATPALDVHEREGSLKLAWALPKGGRQPAHWVLQDYTRQAWRTEILAGSKRGAELVLSNGYPDAIYIRPADRNGNLGPVVGLKAVKQVAER